The segment GTCCACTCCCCCTCCGGGCGCCTCGCCGAGACCATTCCGCTGCGCCTCGAGGACCACCCCAGCCACCTGCACTTTCCCGGCCGCGACGGGCAGGTCGTGCACGGCGAGAGCATCTACGTCGGCTACCGGCACTTCGACACCCTCGACGTTCCGGTCGCCTACCCGTTCGGGCACGGCCTGACTTACACCACGTTCGAGTACTCCGGGCTGAGCATCACCGCGACCGGCGACGGGACCTGGGAGATCAGCTGCGACGTCACGAACACCGGCGAGCGGGCCGGGCAGGAGGTGGTCCAGCTCTACGTCGGCCTCGACGAGGCCGCGCCGACCCGGCCACGCAGCGTCCTGCGCGGCTTCCGGAAGATCACCATCGAGGCCGGGGAGACCAGGCCCGTCAGCCTCCCGCTCACCTCGCGAGATCTGGCCATCTGGGATGTACGCCACCAGCGCTGGAACGTCGACCCCGGCACCTATCTGATCCGGGTCGGGGCGTCGTCGCGCGACATCCGCCTCACCGGTGAACTCCGCAGCGACGGCGACGGGTTCGTGCCGCCGCTGACCGAGAGTTCCACCGTCGCCGAGTGGCGCACCCACCCGGTCGGCGGCCCGCTGCTCGGTCAGGTGCTGCAGCAGGCCCGGGCCGGGCGGACCGCCGAGATCGCCCCCGAGCTGCTGCGCATGGTCGACGGGATGCCCCTGATCACCCTGTGCACCTTCGGTGTCGGCCTCACCCCCGACGTCATCGCCACCCTCGTCGACCAGACCCGTTAAAGGATCCCCCTGTGCCCGTACCTGTTCCCCGCTCGTTCCTCTGGGGTGCGGCCACCTCGCCGCACCAGGTGGAAGGCAACAACACCGCCAGCGATCTGTGGGCCATCGAGAACATGCCCGGCTCGCCGCTGCCCGAACGCAGTGGCGACGCCTGCGACCACTATCACCGCTGGCGCGAAGACCTGGACATCCTGCGCGACCTCGGCCTCAACGCCTACCGCTTCGGCGTCGAATGGGCCCGTATCGAGCCGGTGCCCGGCCAGATCTCGCGGGCCGCGCTCGACCACTACCGGCGGATGATCGAGGGCTGCCTGTCGCGCGGCATCACGCCGGTCGTCACGCTGCACCACTTCACCTCCCCCGCCTGGTTCCGGCATGGCGGCGGCTGGACCGGCGCCGACGGCGTCAAGCAGTTCGCGGCGTACGCCCGGACGGTCCGCCCGATCCTCGACGGCGTGCCGTGGGTGGTCACCATCAACGAGCCGAACATGCTGGCCATGGTGGCCGCCCGGCTGGACCGCGACGCCCCGGACCTGGTCGCCGGGGCACTGCCGCCGCCGGACCAGCAGGTGGCGTCGGCGCTGATCGAGGCGCACCACGCGGCCCGTTCGTCGCTCGGCTCGATCGCCAGTGGCTGGACGGTCGCCAACCAGACCTTCCAGGGCGTCTCCGTCGACGAGTGGGCCTGGCCGCGGGAGGACCAGTTCATCGACGCGGCCCGCGACGACGACTTCATCGGCGTGCAGGCGTACACCCGGGTGGTGCTCGGCCCGGACGGGCCGGTGCCGCCTTCGGGCCGGCGCACCGGCAACGGCTGGGAGTTCTATCCCGGCGCTCTGGAGGCCGCGGTCCGGCACACGGCTTCGCGGGTGTCCGTGCCGATCCTGGTGACCGAGAACGGGATCGCCACCAGCGACGACGCCGACCGGCAGGAATACACCGGGCTCGCGCTGGCCGGGCTGGGCCGGGCAGTCGCCGACGGCATCGACGTACGCGGCTACCTGCACTGGTCCCTGCTGGACAACTACGAGTGGGGGTCGTGGGCGCACACGTTCGGCCTGGTCGCCGTGGACCGCACCACGTTCAGGCGCACGGTCAAACCCAGCGCCCACTGGTACGGCGCGCTGGCCCGCACCGGCGAGCTGCCCTGATG is part of the Actinoplanes sp. NBC_00393 genome and harbors:
- a CDS encoding glycoside hydrolase family 1 protein produces the protein MPVPVPRSFLWGAATSPHQVEGNNTASDLWAIENMPGSPLPERSGDACDHYHRWREDLDILRDLGLNAYRFGVEWARIEPVPGQISRAALDHYRRMIEGCLSRGITPVVTLHHFTSPAWFRHGGGWTGADGVKQFAAYARTVRPILDGVPWVVTINEPNMLAMVAARLDRDAPDLVAGALPPPDQQVASALIEAHHAARSSLGSIASGWTVANQTFQGVSVDEWAWPREDQFIDAARDDDFIGVQAYTRVVLGPDGPVPPSGRRTGNGWEFYPGALEAAVRHTASRVSVPILVTENGIATSDDADRQEYTGLALAGLGRAVADGIDVRGYLHWSLLDNYEWGSWAHTFGLVAVDRTTFRRTVKPSAHWYGALARTGELP